The following are encoded together in the Nocardioides thalensis genome:
- a CDS encoding NADP-dependent oxidoreductase codes for MSTTTFRTAVVRDPRGPESVEIVDVSVREPGAGEVRVRIEAASVNPADVWVADGFFHSIGLVTQPEHTGLGWDFAGTVLSAGEGVDIAAGTRVAGIVPGFDRDFGSYAEEIVAPVAWVAVVPDGLDTAAATTVPLNALTADQLVGLLGEGDGRRLLVTGAAGAVGGFVVRLAQQRGWAVTGLARPSDEAFVRGLGAEFTADDTAGGWDAVADAAGLQENAAPLVRDGGLFVGVRPAVLPEAGPGVTVRAVSVEPDAARLAALLDATARGDLPTKVAAELPLDAVVEALQTVNKGGVRGRVVLRP; via the coding sequence ATGAGCACCACCACGTTCCGCACCGCCGTCGTCCGCGACCCGCGCGGCCCCGAGTCCGTCGAGATCGTCGACGTCTCCGTCCGCGAGCCCGGAGCCGGTGAGGTCCGGGTCCGCATCGAGGCGGCCAGCGTCAACCCCGCCGACGTCTGGGTCGCCGACGGCTTCTTCCACTCCATCGGGCTCGTCACGCAGCCCGAGCACACCGGCCTCGGCTGGGACTTCGCCGGAACCGTGCTGTCCGCGGGCGAGGGCGTCGACATCGCCGCCGGCACTCGCGTCGCCGGGATCGTGCCCGGCTTCGACCGCGACTTCGGCAGCTACGCCGAAGAGATCGTGGCCCCGGTCGCCTGGGTCGCGGTCGTGCCCGACGGCCTCGACACCGCGGCAGCCACGACGGTGCCGCTCAACGCGCTGACCGCCGATCAGCTGGTCGGGCTCCTCGGCGAGGGCGACGGCCGCCGGCTGCTCGTCACCGGCGCCGCCGGCGCGGTCGGCGGGTTCGTCGTACGGCTCGCGCAGCAGCGCGGCTGGGCGGTCACCGGCCTCGCCCGGCCGTCGGACGAGGCGTTCGTGCGCGGCCTCGGTGCCGAGTTCACCGCCGACGACACCGCGGGCGGCTGGGACGCGGTCGCCGACGCGGCTGGGCTCCAGGAGAACGCGGCGCCGCTCGTGCGGGACGGCGGGCTCTTCGTCGGGGTCCGGCCGGCCGTCCTCCCCGAGGCCGGCCCCGGCGTGACCGTGCGTGCCGTCTCGGTCGAGCCCGACGCGGCCCGGCTCGCGGCGCTGCTGGACGCCACCGCGCGCGGCGACCTGCCGACGAAGGTGGCGGCGGAGCTGCCGCTCGACGCCGTCGTCGAGGCGCTCCAGACGGTCAACAAGGGCGGGGTGCGCGGCCGCGTGGTGCTGCGGCCCTGA